A window of Taeniopygia guttata chromosome 14, bTaeGut7.mat, whole genome shotgun sequence contains these coding sequences:
- the TMEM204 gene encoding transmembrane protein 204 encodes MTVQKLVATAVLVALVSLILNNAAAFTPNWVYQTLEDGRKRSVGLWRMCWLAERSRAGASSSARHGQGEEQECEALGWGSESTGFQESRSTVKLQFDMMRACNLIATVALTAGQLLFVLGLMELPIISQDTQWWEEAIAAVFQLASFVLVIGLVTFYRIGPYTNLSWSCYLNIGACLLATLAAAILIWNILHRREDCMAPRVIVISRTLTARFRQGLENDYVESPC; translated from the exons ATGACTGTCCAGAAACTGGTAGCCACAGCTGTGTTGGTAGCTCTGGTCTCACTCATTCTTAACAACGCGGCTGCCTTTACCCCCAACTGGGTGTACCAAACGCTGGAGGACGGGCGCAAGCGCAGTGTGGGGCTCTGGAGGATGTGCTGGCTGGCAGAGCGGAGCAGAGCAGGTGCAAGCAGCAGTGCAAGGCATGGGCAaggggaggagcaggagtgTGAAGCCCTGGGCTGGGGTTCAGAGTCGACTGGGTTCCAGGAGTCACGCAGCACTGTCAAAT TGCAGTTTGACATGATGCGCGCCTGCAACCTCATTGCCACAGTGGCTCTGACTGCTGGCCAGCTCCTCTTCGTTCTGGGGCTGATGGAGCTCCCCATCATCTCCCAGGACACCCAGTGGTGGGAGGAGGCCATAGCTGCTGTGTTCCAACTTGCCA GTTTTGTTCTGGTTATTGGACTGGTGACATTCTACCGAATCGGACCATACACCAACCTCTCATGGTCTTGCTACCTGAACATTGGAGCCTGCCTTTTGGCCACACTGGCAGCTGCCATTCTAATCTGGAACATCCTCCACAGGCGTGAGGACTGCATGGCGCCCCGGGTCATCGTCATCAGCCGTACCCTGACCGCTCGCTTTCGCCAGGGCTTGGAAAATGACTATGTTGAGTCACCATGCTGA